The window CGGAGGCGCTGGCTATATCGGCTCGCATGCCTGTGTCGTCCTGCTCGAAGCGGGGCACGATGTCATCGTGGTGGACGATTTTTCCAACAGCAGTCCGGAAGCCTTGGTGCGGATCGAAGGGATTGCCGGAAAACCTTTCGCCCACTATCGGGTTCATCTGGCGGATCGCCCGGCGCTTCGAGCCGTTTTCGAAGCCCATCCCGTGGATGCCGTGATGCATTTCGCCGGGTTCAAAGCAGTGGGTGAATCGGTCGAAAAGCCGCTCCTCTACTACTGGAACAACGTCACCGGAACCACCGTACTTCTGGAAACGATGGCCGATTTCGGTGTCCGGAACATCGTCTTCAGTTCCTCCGCAACGGTTTACGGAGATACGGATCGGGTGCCTACGGATGAACTGTGCCCGGCCGCACCCACCAATCCGTATGGCCGGAGCAAATGGATGATCGAGCTCATGCTGCAGGATCTGTTTCGCTCCGACCCATCCTGGCATATGGCGATTCTGCGCTATTTCAATCCCGTGGGCGCGCATGAAAGCGGGCTGATCGGCGAAGACCCGAACGGCATACCCAACAACCTCGTTCCCTACATCGCCCAGGTGGCGGTCGGAAAGCGGGAATGGCTCCGGGTGTTCGGCAACGATTACCCGACGCGGGACGGGACCGGCATCCGGGATTATATCCAT is drawn from Desulfatirhabdium butyrativorans DSM 18734 and contains these coding sequences:
- the galE gene encoding UDP-glucose 4-epimerase GalE, translating into MNILLTGGAGYIGSHACVVLLEAGHDVIVVDDFSNSSPEALVRIEGIAGKPFAHYRVHLADRPALRAVFEAHPVDAVMHFAGFKAVGESVEKPLLYYWNNVTGTTVLLETMADFGVRNIVFSSSATVYGDTDRVPTDELCPAAPTNPYGRSKWMIELMLQDLFRSDPSWHMAILRYFNPVGAHESGLIGEDPNGIPNNLVPYIAQVAVGKREWLRVFGNDYPTRDGTGIRDYIHVMDLVEGHLAALDKLAAGPGFDVYNLGTGKGTSVLEMVAAFESASARKIPYRILPRRPGDVAVSTADPTRAQRELHWQARRDIHDMSRDTWRWQMQNPDGYGRNG